In the Gorilla gorilla gorilla isolate KB3781 chromosome 10, NHGRI_mGorGor1-v2.1_pri, whole genome shotgun sequence genome, one interval contains:
- the LOC109029167 gene encoding HIG1 domain family member 1A, mitochondrial-like produces MSTDTGVSLPSYEEDQGSKLIGKAKEAPFVPVGIAGFAAIVAYGLYKLKSRGNTKMSIHLIHMRVAAQGFVVGAITVGMGYSMCREFWAKPKP; encoded by the coding sequence ATGTCAACAGACACAGGTGTTTCCCTTCCTTCATATGAGGAAGATCAGGGATCAAAACTTATTGGAAAAGCTAAAGAGGCACCATTTGTACCCGTTGGAATAGCAGGTTTTGCAGCAATTGTTGCATATGGATTATACAAATTGAAGAGCAGGGGAAATACTAAAATGTCCATTCATCTGATCCACATGCGTGTGGCAGCCCAAGGCTTTGTTGTAGGAGCAATAACTGTTGGTATGGGCTATTCCATGTGTCGGGAATTCTGGGCAAAACCTAAGCCTTAG